Proteins from a single region of Streptococcus mitis:
- a CDS encoding cation diffusion facilitator family transporter, whose product MKAKYTVWVAFFLNLTYAIVEFIAGGVFGSSAVLADSVHDLGDAISIGISAFLETISNREEDRQYTLGYKRFSLLGALVTAVILITGSILVILENTTKLFNPQPVNDEGILWLGMIAVTINVLASLVVRKGQTKNESILSLHFLEDTLGWLAVILMAIVLRFTDWYILDPLLSLVISIFILIKAIPRFWSTLKIFLDAVPEGVDIKQVMSDLEGLDNVASLNQLNLWTMDGLEKNAIVHVCLKEIEQMETCKEFIRNLLKDCGFQNITIEVDADLETHQAHKRNITELEASHDQNHHH is encoded by the coding sequence ATGAAGGCAAAATATACTGTTTGGGTAGCTTTTTTCTTAAACTTGACTTATGCTATTGTCGAGTTTATTGCAGGTGGAGTATTTGGTTCGAGTGCTGTTCTTGCTGACTCTGTGCATGATTTGGGAGATGCCATTTCTATTGGGATATCGGCCTTTTTAGAAACAATCTCAAATAGAGAAGAAGATAGGCAGTACACCTTGGGTTACAAGCGATTTAGTCTTTTAGGAGCACTAGTGACTGCTGTGATTCTTATCACAGGATCCATCCTAGTGATTTTGGAAAATACAACTAAACTTTTTAATCCACAGCCCGTTAATGATGAAGGTATCCTCTGGCTAGGAATGATTGCGGTTACTATCAATGTATTAGCTAGTCTTGTGGTCCGAAAGGGACAAACAAAGAACGAGTCAATTCTGAGTCTGCATTTTCTAGAAGATACTCTTGGTTGGTTGGCTGTCATTCTGATGGCAATTGTTCTTCGATTTACAGATTGGTATATTCTTGATCCGCTCTTATCGCTTGTCATTTCCATCTTCATTTTAATCAAAGCCATTCCTCGATTTTGGAGCACACTCAAGATTTTCTTGGATGCTGTGCCAGAAGGTGTCGATATCAAGCAAGTCATGAGTGACTTAGAGGGATTAGACAATGTGGCTAGCCTTAACCAGCTTAATCTCTGGACTATGGATGGTTTGGAAAAAAATGCCATTGTTCATGTTTGCCTAAAAGAAATTGAACAGATGGAAACTTGTAAAGAATTCATACGAAACTTGCTAAAAGATTGTGGATTTCAAAACATCACTATTGAAGTTGATGCCGACCTAGAAACTCACCAAGCACATAAGCGCAATATAACAGAGTTAGAAGCAAGTCATGATCAAAATCATCATCATTGA
- a CDS encoding zinc-binding dehydrogenase, which produces MKSAVYTKAGQVGLATIERPQIIDADDVIIRVVRACVCGSDLWSYRNPDIKAGHKNSGHEAIGIVEETGEAITTVKPGDFVIVPFTHGCGECDACLAGFDGSCENHIGNNLGGDFQAEYIRFHYANWALVKIPGQPSDYTEGMLKSLLTLADVMPTGYHAAHVANVQKGDKVVVIGDGAVGQCAVIAAKMRGASQIILMSRHEDRQKMALESGATAVVAERGQEGIAKVREILGGGADATLECVGTEAAVDQALGVLHNGGRMGFVGVPHYENRAIGSTFGQNTIIGGGPASVTTYDKQVLLKAVLDGDINPGRVFTSSYKLEDIDQAYKDMDERKTIKSMIVMD; this is translated from the coding sequence ATGAAATCAGCAGTATATACAAAGGCGGGTCAGGTTGGACTTGCTACAATTGAACGTCCGCAAATTATAGACGCAGATGATGTGATTATTCGTGTGGTTCGTGCTTGTGTTTGTGGTTCGGACCTTTGGAGTTACCGCAATCCAGATATTAAAGCGGGACATAAAAATAGTGGACACGAAGCGATTGGAATCGTTGAAGAAACTGGGGAAGCCATTACGACGGTGAAGCCAGGTGATTTTGTCATTGTCCCTTTTACCCATGGATGTGGTGAGTGTGATGCCTGTCTTGCTGGCTTTGACGGTTCTTGCGAAAATCATATTGGTAATAACTTGGGAGGCGATTTTCAGGCGGAATATATTCGTTTTCACTATGCAAACTGGGCGCTGGTTAAAATCCCTGGACAACCTTCTGACTACACAGAAGGTATGCTAAAGTCCCTCTTGACTCTTGCAGATGTTATGCCGACAGGCTATCATGCGGCGCACGTTGCAAATGTTCAAAAAGGTGATAAGGTTGTGGTCATTGGCGATGGGGCTGTTGGTCAATGTGCTGTTATCGCAGCTAAGATGCGTGGTGCTTCACAAATTATTCTTATGAGCCGTCATGAAGACCGTCAAAAGATGGCTCTGGAGTCAGGTGCGACAGCTGTTGTAGCTGAACGTGGTCAAGAAGGAATTGCCAAGGTGCGTGAAATTCTAGGTGGTGGTGCAGATGCAACTCTGGAATGTGTTGGAACAGAAGCAGCGGTTGATCAAGCACTTGGTGTTCTCCATAATGGAGGGCGCATGGGCTTTGTTGGTGTACCGCACTATGAAAATCGAGCCATTGGCTCAACCTTTGGACAAAATACAATAATCGGCGGTGGTCCAGCTTCTGTCACAACTTATGACAAACAAGTATTACTAAAAGCCGTTCTTGATGGCGATATCAATCCAGGCCGTGTCTTTACTTCAAGCTATAAATTAGAAGATATTGATCAAGCTTATAAAGATATGGATGAACGTAAGACCATTAAGTCTATGATTGTGATGGACTAA
- the galR gene encoding DNA-binding transcriptional regulator GalR, translated as MATLKDIAQLASVSIATVSRVLNRDQSLSVTEETRHRILTVAEELGYTKHLKTGESHKPKQKIAIIQWVSEQGELDDLYYYQIRLGIEKRAQELDYDILRYFNDHPFTLSEEVIGILCIGKFSRTQISAFEEYQKPLVFLDSDTLSLGHTCIITDFYTAMKQVVDYFLSQGMNRIGILTGLEETTDQEEIIEDKRLENFRNYSQTKGIYHDELVFQGSFTAQSGYDLMKEAIQNLGDQLPPAFFAASDSLAIGALRALQEAGISLPDRVSLISFNDTSLTKQVYPPLSSITVYTEEMGRAGMDILNKEVLHGRKIPSLTMLGTRLTLRESTLP; from the coding sequence ATGGCTACATTAAAAGACATTGCTCAACTGGCCTCTGTCTCTATTGCGACCGTATCCCGTGTTCTCAATCGTGACCAGAGCCTATCAGTTACTGAAGAAACTAGACACCGTATTTTGACCGTTGCTGAAGAGTTGGGTTACACCAAGCACCTCAAGACAGGCGAGTCCCACAAGCCCAAGCAAAAGATTGCCATTATCCAATGGGTCAGTGAACAAGGAGAGCTGGACGACCTCTACTACTACCAGATTCGCCTAGGCATAGAAAAAAGAGCCCAAGAACTGGACTATGATATCTTGCGCTATTTTAATGACCATCCTTTTACACTCAGCGAGGAAGTGATTGGTATTCTCTGCATCGGAAAGTTTAGCCGTACACAGATTTCTGCCTTTGAAGAATACCAAAAGCCTCTAGTCTTTCTAGACAGTGATACTCTTTCGCTAGGACATACCTGCATTATCACGGACTTTTACACTGCCATGAAACAGGTTGTCGATTATTTCCTCAGCCAAGGAATGAACCGTATCGGGATTCTAACAGGTCTTGAAGAAACAACCGACCAAGAAGAAATCATTGAGGATAAGCGACTGGAAAATTTTAGAAACTACAGTCAAACAAAGGGAATCTATCATGATGAACTGGTCTTTCAAGGAAGCTTTACCGCCCAGTCTGGCTATGACTTAATGAAGGAGGCCATTCAGAACTTAGGAGACCAACTCCCGCCAGCCTTTTTCGCAGCCAGCGATAGTTTAGCTATCGGTGCCCTCCGTGCCCTCCAAGAAGCTGGAATCAGCCTGCCAGACCGTGTCAGCCTCATTTCCTTTAACGACACCAGCCTGACCAAGCAAGTCTATCCTCCCCTCTCCAGCATCACCGTCTATACTGAGGAAATGGGCCGAGCAGGTATGGATATTCTTAACAAGGAAGTACTCCACGGTCGCAAAATCCCTAGCCTGACCATGTTGGGAACCAGACTGACTCTGAGAGAGAGTACTCTGCCATAA
- a CDS encoding galactokinase, whose amino-acid sequence MSQHLTAEALRKDFLTVFGQAADQTFFSPGRINLIGEHTDYNGGHVFPAAISLGTYGAARKRDDQVLRFYSANFEDKGIIEVPLADLKFEKEHNWTNYPKGVLHFLQEAGHVIDKGFDFYVYGNIPNGAGLSSSASLELLTGVVTEHLFDLKLERLDLVKIGKQTENNFIGVNSGIMDQFAIGMGADQRAIYLDTNTLEYDLVPLDLKDNVVVIMNTNKRRELADSKYNERRAECEKAVEELQVALDIQTLGELDEWAFDQYSYLIKDENRLKRARHAVLENQRTLKAQVALQAGDLETFGRLMNASHVSLEHDYEVTGLELDTLVHTAWAQEGVLGARMTGAGFGGCAIALVQKDAVDAFKEAVGKHYEEVVGYAPSFYIAEVAGGTRVLD is encoded by the coding sequence ATGTCACAACATCTTACTGCAGAAGCACTTCGTAAAGACTTTCTTACTGTTTTTGGTCAAGCAGCAGACCAAACTTTCTTCTCACCAGGTCGTATCAATCTGATTGGTGAACACACAGACTACAACGGTGGGCACGTATTTCCAGCAGCCATTTCCTTAGGAACTTATGGGGCTGCTCGCAAACGTGATGACCAAGTCTTGCGTTTCTACTCAGCTAACTTTGAGGACAAGGGCATTATCGAAGTACCTTTAGCTGACCTCAAGTTTGAAAAAGAGCATAACTGGACCAACTATCCAAAAGGAGTTCTTCATTTCTTGCAAGAAGCTGGGCATGTGATTGACAAAGGTTTTGATTTTTATGTCTATGGGAATATCCCAAATGGTGCTGGTTTGTCTTCTTCAGCATCCTTGGAACTTTTGACAGGGGTCGTGACAGAGCATCTCTTTGATTTAAAATTAGAGCGTCTCGATTTGGTTAAAATCGGCAAACAAACAGAAAACAACTTTATCGGAGTCAACTCTGGTATCATGGACCAATTTGCTATCGGTATGGGTGCAGACCAACGTGCTATTTACTTAGATACTAACACTTTAGAGTATGACTTGGTGCCACTTGATTTGAAGGACAATGTCGTTGTTATCATGAACACTAACAAACGCCGTGAATTGGCGGACTCTAAGTACAATGAACGTCGTGCTGAGTGTGAAAAAGCAGTGGAAGAGTTGCAAGTTGCCTTAGATATTCAGACCTTGGGTGAATTGGATGAGTGGGCCTTTGACCAATACAGCTATCTGATTAAAGATGAAAATCGTTTGAAACGTGCTCGCCATGCTGTGCTTGAAAACCAACGTACCCTTAAAGCTCAAGTAGCCCTCCAAGCAGGAGATTTGGAAACATTTGGTCGTTTGATGAATGCTTCTCACGTTTCTCTTGAGCATGATTATGAAGTAACTGGTTTGGAATTGGATACTCTTGTTCACACAGCTTGGGCACAAGAAGGTGTTCTCGGTGCTCGTATGACAGGGGCAGGTTTTGGCGGATGTGCCATTGCCTTGGTGCAAAAAGATGCTGTTGATGCCTTTAAGGAAGCTGTGGGCAAACACTACGAGGAAGTAGTTGGATACGCTCCAAGTTTCTATATCGCTGAAGTTGCAGGTGGCACTCGCGTCCTTGACTAG
- a CDS encoding UDP-glucose--hexose-1-phosphate uridylyltransferase translates to MTLVDKFVTHVISESSFEEMDRIYLTNRVLARVGDGVLEVETNLDKVIDLKDQLVEEAVRLETIEDSRTAREILGAELMDLVTPCPSQVNRDFWETYVHSPEQSIEDFYQLSQKNDYIKLKAIAKNIAYRVPSDYGELEITINLSKPEKDPKEIAAAKLVQASNYPQCQLCLENEGYHGRVNHPARSNHRIIRFEMAGQEWGFQYSPYAYFNEHCIFLDGQHRPMAISRQSFERLLAIVEQFPGYFAGSNADLPIVGGSILTHDHYQGGRHIFPMELAPLQKTFRFIGFEQVKAGIVKWPMSVLRLTSDSKEDLINLADKILQEWRQYSDLAVQILAETDGTPHHTITPIARKRDGQFELDLVFRDNQTSAEHPDGIYHPHKDVQHIKKENIGLIEVMGLAILPPRLKEEVEQVASYLVGEAVAVADYHQEWADQLKVQHPDLTDKEKALEIVKDSVGAIFARVLEDAGVYKQTEQGQAAFMRFVEQVGILPD, encoded by the coding sequence GTGACCTTAGTAGATAAATTTGTAACACATGTCATTTCTGAAAGTTCATTTGAGGAAATGGATCGAATCTACCTGACCAATCGTGTCTTGGCACGAGTGGGAGATGGTGTTTTGGAAGTTGAGACCAATCTGGATAAAGTGATTGACCTCAAGGACCAGTTGGTTGAGGAAGCCGTTCGATTAGAGACGATTGAAGATAGTCGGACTGCACGTGAAATCCTTGGTGCTGAACTGATGGACTTGGTAACTCCTTGCCCGAGTCAGGTCAATCGTGACTTCTGGGAAACCTATGTCCACTCTCCTGAGCAATCGATAGAGGATTTTTACCAACTCAGTCAGAAAAATGACTACATCAAACTCAAGGCCATTGCTAAAAATATTGCTTATCGTGTTCCATCTGATTACGGTGAACTTGAAATTACCATCAACCTCTCTAAGCCTGAGAAGGATCCGAAAGAGATTGCGGCAGCCAAGTTGGTGCAAGCTAGCAATTATCCCCAGTGTCAGCTTTGTCTAGAGAATGAAGGCTACCATGGTCGAGTTAACCACCCAGCTCGCAGCAATCACCGGATTATCCGTTTTGAAATGGCTGGTCAGGAGTGGGGCTTCCAGTATTCGCCCTATGCTTACTTTAATGAGCACTGTATTTTCTTAGATGGCCAGCATCGTCCCATGGCCATTAGTCGTCAGAGTTTTGAACGTCTGTTGGCTATCGTAGAGCAGTTTCCAGGATATTTTGCAGGCTCTAATGCCGACTTGCCGATTGTGGGGGGCTCTATTCTAACTCATGACCACTATCAGGGAGGCCGTCACATATTTCCTATGGAATTGGCTCCTCTGCAAAAGACCTTCCGATTTATTGGTTTTGAACAGGTCAAGGCTGGGATTGTCAAGTGGCCCATGTCAGTGCTGCGTTTGACTTCGGATTCCAAAGAAGATTTGATCAACTTAGCTGACAAGATTTTGCAGGAATGGCGCCAGTATTCAGATCTTGCAGTGCAGATTTTAGCAGAGACTGATGGGACACCACATCATACCATCACCCCAATTGCCCGTAAGCGTGATGGCCAGTTTGAGTTGGACTTGGTATTTCGAGACAATCAGACTTCTGCAGAACATCCTGATGGCATCTATCATCCTCACAAGGATGTCCAACATATCAAGAAGGAAAATATTGGCTTGATTGAGGTCATGGGCTTGGCAATCTTGCCACCACGTCTGAAAGAAGAAGTGGAGCAAGTCGCTAGCTATCTTGTAGGAGAAGCTGTTGCAGTTGCCGATTATCATCAGGAATGGGCAGACCAACTCAAAGTCCAACATCCAGACCTAACAGATAAAGAAAAAGCTCTTGAAATCGTCAAGGACTCTGTTGGTGCTATCTTTGCGCGTGTGCTTGAGGATGCAGGAGTCTACAAGCAAACGGAACAGGGACAGGCGGCCTTTATGCGCTTTGTGGAGCAGGTCGGAATTTTGCCAGACTAG
- a CDS encoding PaaI family thioesterase: protein MKDFHFDAISAFENYEIEQMRDGHVVVTTKVVDSSLNYYGNAHGGYLFTLCDQISGLVVISLGLDGVTLQSSINYLKAGKLDDVLTIKGECVHQGRTTCVVDVDITNQEGRNVCKATFTMFVTGQRSEDRQVRI from the coding sequence ATGAAAGATTTTCATTTTGACGCTATATCTGCCTTTGAAAATTACGAAATTGAACAAATGAGAGATGGTCACGTTGTGGTGACGACGAAAGTAGTGGACTCATCGCTCAACTACTATGGCAATGCCCATGGTGGCTATCTCTTTACCCTTTGCGACCAGATCAGTGGTTTGGTGGTTATCTCGCTGGGGCTTGATGGAGTGACGCTCCAGTCCTCTATCAACTACCTTAAGGCAGGAAAACTCGACGATGTATTGACCATTAAAGGAGAATGTGTCCATCAAGGTCGCACAACCTGTGTAGTGGATGTCGATATTACCAATCAAGAAGGCAGAAACGTCTGCAAGGCAACCTTCACCATGTTTGTCACAGGCCAGCGGTCAGAAGACAGACAGGTAAGGATATAG
- a CDS encoding nucleobase:cation symporter-2 family protein produces the protein MQTQEKHSQAAVLGLQHLLAMYSGSILVPIMIATALGYSTEQLTYLISTDIFMCGVATFLQLQLNKYFGIGLPVVLGVAFQSVAPLIMIGQSHGSGAMFGALIASGIYVVLVSGIFSKVANLFPSIVTGSVITTIGLTLIPVAIGNMGNNVPEPTGQSLLLAAITVLIILLINIFTKGFIKSISILIGLVVGTAIAASMGLVDFSPVAAAPLVHVPTPLYFGMPTFEISSIVMMCIIATVSMVESTGVYLALSDITKDPIDSTRLRNGYRAEGLAVLLGGIFNTFPYTGFSQNVGLVKLSGIKTRLPIYYAAGFLGLLGLLPKFGALAQIIPSPVLGGAMLVMFGFVSIQGMQILARVDFANNEHNFLIAAVSIAAGVGLNNSNLFVSMPTAFQMFFSNGIVVASLLAIALNAVLNHKKK, from the coding sequence ATGCAAACTCAAGAAAAACACTCGCAAGCAGCCGTTCTTGGCTTGCAGCACTTACTAGCTATGTACTCAGGATCTATCCTGGTTCCCATCATGATAGCGACAGCCCTTGGCTATTCAACTGAGCAGTTAACCTACCTGATTTCCACAGATATCTTCATGTGTGGGGTGGCAACCTTCCTCCAACTCCAACTCAACAAATACTTTGGGATTGGACTTCCAGTCGTTCTCGGAGTTGCCTTCCAATCAGTCGCTCCCTTGATTATGATTGGGCAAAGCCATGGTAGTGGCGCTATGTTTGGTGCCCTTATCGCATCAGGGATTTACGTGGTTCTTGTTTCAGGCATCTTCTCAAAAGTGGCCAATCTCTTCCCTTCTATCGTAACAGGATCTGTTATTACCACGATTGGTTTAACCTTGATTCCTGTCGCTATTGGAAATATGGGAAATAACGTTCCAGAACCAACTGGTCAAAGTCTCTTGCTTGCAGCTATCACTGTTCTGATTATCCTCTTGATTAACATCTTTACCAAAGGATTTATCAAGTCTATCTCTATTTTGATTGGTCTGGTTGTTGGAACTGCCATTGCTGCCAGCATGGGCTTGGTTGACTTCTCTCCTGTTGCAGCAGCACCACTTGTCCATGTCCCAACTCCACTCTACTTTGGGATGCCAACCTTTGAAATCTCATCTATTGTCATGATGTGTATCATCGCAACGGTTTCTATGGTTGAGTCGACTGGTGTTTACCTAGCCTTGTCTGATATCACGAAAGACCCAATCGACAGCACGCGCCTTCGCAACGGTTACCGCGCAGAAGGTTTGGCCGTACTTCTCGGAGGAATCTTTAACACCTTCCCTTACACAGGATTTTCACAAAACGTTGGTTTGGTTAAATTATCAGGTATCAAGACTCGCCTGCCAATCTACTACGCAGCTGGTTTCCTGGGTCTCCTTGGACTCCTTCCTAAGTTTGGCGCCCTTGCCCAAATCATTCCAAGCCCTGTCCTCGGTGGTGCCATGCTGGTAATGTTTGGTTTTGTGTCTATTCAAGGGATGCAAATTCTAGCTCGTGTTGACTTTGCTAACAATGAACACAACTTTCTTATCGCAGCAGTTTCCATCGCTGCAGGGGTCGGACTCAACAACAGTAATCTCTTTGTCAGCATGCCGACAGCCTTCCAAATGTTCTTCTCAAACGGAATCGTCGTAGCCAGCCTACTTGCTATTGCCCTCAATGCCGTATTAAATCATAAAAAGAAATAA
- a CDS encoding xanthine phosphoribosyltransferase: protein MKLLEERILKDGHILGDNILKVDSFLTHQVDFSLMREIGKVFAEKFASAGITKVVTIEASGIAPAVFTAEALNVPMIFAKKAKNITMNEGILTAEVYSFTKQVTSTVSIAGKFLSPEDKVLIIDDFLANGQAAKGLIQIIEQAGATVEAIGIVIEKSFQDGRDLLEKAGYPVLSLARLDRFENGQVVFKEADL from the coding sequence ATGAAATTATTAGAAGAGCGCATCCTCAAGGATGGGCATATCTTGGGTGATAACATCCTCAAGGTAGATTCCTTTTTAACCCACCAAGTTGACTTTAGCTTGATGCGAGAAATTGGTAAGGTTTTTGCGGAAAAATTTGCTTCTGCTGGTATTACCAAGGTCGTGACCATTGAAGCGTCGGGTATTGCCCCAGCCGTTTTTACAGCTGAAGCCTTAAACGTTCCCATGATTTTCGCCAAAAAAGCTAAGAATATCACTATGAACGAAGGAATCTTAACTGCCGAAGTTTACTCCTTTACCAAGCAAGTGACCAGCACCGTTTCTATCGCTGGAAAATTCCTCTCACCAGAGGACAAGGTCTTGATTATCGACGACTTCCTTGCTAACGGCCAAGCTGCTAAAGGCTTGATTCAAATCATCGAACAGGCTGGAGCAACAGTCGAAGCTATCGGTATTGTGATTGAAAAATCTTTCCAAGATGGCCGTGATTTGCTTGAAAAAGCAGGCTATCCTGTTCTATCACTCGCTCGTTTGGATCGTTTTGAAAATGGTCAAGTCGTATTTAAGGAGGCAGATCTCTAA
- a CDS encoding bleomycin resistance protein translates to MDYQAVIPEFVVSDIEKSRHFYCDLLGFSVEYERPEEKFLFLSLEDCQLMLEEGSAEELAQLTYPFGRGVNISFGIKDVPQLYQNLLSANYPIHRQLTKREFRVGDHYIYPHEFAVLDPDGYFLRFSE, encoded by the coding sequence ATGGACTATCAAGCTGTCATTCCTGAATTTGTAGTATCTGACATCGAAAAATCACGCCACTTCTACTGCGACCTGCTAGGATTCTCTGTCGAATACGAGCGTCCAGAGGAGAAATTTCTCTTTCTCTCGCTTGAAGACTGCCAACTTATGCTAGAAGAAGGCAGCGCAGAAGAATTAGCTCAGCTGACCTATCCTTTCGGGCGCGGTGTCAATATTTCCTTTGGCATCAAGGATGTCCCCCAGCTCTACCAAAATCTGCTGTCAGCTAACTATCCCATCCATCGTCAACTGACAAAAAGAGAATTTCGTGTTGGGGATCACTATATCTATCCTCACGAGTTTGCAGTCTTGGATCCAGATGGTTATTTTTTAAGATTTAGTGAATAG
- a CDS encoding exodeoxyribonuclease III, producing MKLISWNIDSLNAALTSDSARAKLSQEVLQTLVEENADIIAIQETKLSAKGPTKKHLEILEKLFPGYENTWRSSQEPARKGYAGTMFLYKKELTPTVTFPEIGAPSTMDLEGRIITLEFDEFFVTQVYTPNAGDGLKRLEERQVWDVKYAEYLAQLDKEKPVLATGDYNVAHNEIDLANPASNRRSPGFTDEERAGFTNLLATGFTDTFRHIHGDVPERYTWWAQRSKTSKINNTGWRIDYWLTSNRLADKVTKSDMIDSGARQDHTPIVMEIEL from the coding sequence ATGAAACTCATCTCATGGAATATTGATTCCCTCAATGCTGCCCTAACTAGTGACTCAGCTCGTGCCAAATTGTCCCAAGAAGTCCTACAAACCCTTGTGGAAGAAAATGCTGATATCATCGCTATCCAAGAAACCAAACTTTCTGCCAAAGGGCCTACAAAGAAACACTTGGAAATTTTAGAAAAACTCTTCCCAGGCTACGAAAACACGTGGCGCTCTTCCCAAGAGCCTGCCCGTAAAGGCTATGCTGGAACCATGTTCCTCTATAAGAAAGAACTCACACCCACTGTCACTTTCCCAGAAATCGGTGCTCCGTCTACCATGGACTTGGAAGGCCGTATCATCACTCTAGAATTTGATGAATTTTTCGTAACCCAAGTTTACACCCCAAACGCTGGCGATGGCCTCAAACGCTTGGAAGAACGTCAAGTCTGGGATGTCAAATATGCTGAGTATTTGGCTCAACTAGACAAAGAAAAACCAGTCCTTGCAACCGGTGACTACAATGTGGCCCACAATGAGATTGACCTTGCAAATCCTGCTAGCAACCGCCGTTCACCAGGATTTACCGACGAGGAGCGTGCTGGATTTACTAACCTTTTAGCAACTGGATTTACTGATACCTTCCGCCACATTCACGGCGATGTTCCAGAACGCTACACTTGGTGGGCACAGCGCAGCAAGACTTCTAAAATCAACAATACAGGCTGGAGAATCGACTACTGGCTCACAAGTAACCGTCTCGCAGACAAGGTCACTAAATCTGATATGATTGACTCAGGAGCTCGCCAAGACCATACACCCATTGTCATGGAGATTGAACTCTAA
- a CDS encoding DUF3290 family protein — translation MKFYSYDYVLSQISQQNGMMIGFGIVLLAITGFFAFKAYRDKKGTKFRELVMILALTLVAMLLVTISKYQTNQASNNQFQTSLHFIEVVSKDLGVDKSEVYVNTSAATDGALIKVGSNFYRAMNGSQPDKYLLEKLELHQTDAIELVEVNK, via the coding sequence ATGAAATTTTACTCATATGACTATGTACTTAGCCAAATCAGTCAGCAAAATGGAATGATGATTGGCTTTGGGATTGTGCTCCTAGCTATCACAGGATTTTTTGCTTTTAAAGCCTATCGAGATAAAAAGGGGACTAAGTTTCGGGAATTGGTCATGATTTTGGCCTTGACCTTGGTGGCCATGCTTTTGGTGACAATCTCAAAATACCAGACCAATCAAGCCTCTAACAACCAATTTCAAACTTCCCTTCATTTCATAGAGGTTGTTTCCAAAGACTTGGGAGTGGATAAATCAGAAGTTTATGTCAATACTTCTGCAGCCACTGATGGAGCACTTATCAAGGTAGGTTCAAATTTCTATCGTGCCATGAACGGGAGCCAACCAGACAAGTATCTTTTAGAGAAATTAGAATTGCATCAAACAGACGCTATTGAATTGGTGGAGGTAAACAAATGA
- a CDS encoding DUF421 domain-containing protein, whose amino-acid sequence MTLNYMEILIKLALGLFSLVFVINVTGKGNLAPNSATDQIQNYVLGGIIGGVIYNSSISILQYAVILMMWTILVLTLKWLNNNVRFVKRLIDGKPTLLIKNGQIDPEACRSVGLSAAEVALKLRSQGIFQMKQVKRAVQEQNGQLIVVQIGDENPKYPVVTDGVIQVDVLETIGRSEEWLLDNLSKQGHDNVANIFIAEYDKGAVTVVTYE is encoded by the coding sequence ATGACACTCAATTATATGGAAATTTTAATCAAACTGGCCCTGGGTCTTTTCTCTCTTGTTTTTGTTATTAATGTGACAGGAAAGGGGAATCTAGCACCTAACTCTGCTACAGACCAAATTCAGAACTATGTTCTTGGTGGTATCATCGGTGGGGTGATTTACAATAGTTCAATCAGCATTCTGCAGTACGCAGTGATTTTGATGATGTGGACGATTTTGGTCTTGACCCTCAAGTGGCTCAATAACAATGTTCGTTTTGTCAAACGCTTGATTGATGGAAAACCAACTCTCCTTATCAAAAATGGGCAGATTGACCCAGAAGCCTGTCGTTCAGTTGGTTTGTCTGCAGCAGAAGTTGCTCTCAAACTTCGTAGCCAAGGGATTTTCCAGATGAAACAGGTCAAACGCGCTGTGCAGGAGCAAAATGGCCAACTCATCGTGGTCCAAATAGGAGATGAAAATCCTAAGTATCCAGTTGTGACTGACGGTGTGATCCAAGTCGATGTCTTGGAAACGATTGGCCGTAGCGAAGAGTGGCTGCTTGATAATCTCAGCAAACAAGGACATGACAATGTAGCCAATATCTTTATCGCTGAGTATGACAAGGGTGCGGTCACAGTCGTAACCTATGAATAA